The Fulvia fulva chromosome 6, complete sequence genome includes a window with the following:
- a CDS encoding Polygalacturonase, with protein sequence MATLRRQVTALGNRDGGAKASSRLEASQTLRAINSGINITFTGGSCSGGHGLSIGSVGGRDDNTVKIVNINSSTIKNYRNGVRIKTVSGATGSVSGVTYKDITLSDITSYGVVIEQDYKNGSPTGTSTNGVPITGLTLDNVHGTVSSSATDVYILCASGACSGWTWTGVSVTGGKTSTKCTNVPSPAQC encoded by the exons ATGGCCACACTCCGCCGGCAAGTAACAGCGCTCGGCAACAGAGACG GAGGCGCCAAGGCAAGCTCTCGGCTAGAAGCTTCGCAAACCTTGAGAGCTATCAACTCTGGAATT AACATTACTTTCACCGGAGGATCGTGCTCAGGTGGCCACGGGTTGTCGATCGGCTCCGTTGGCGGTCGTGATGACAACACTGTCAAAATTGTCAACATTAACAGCTCCACCATTAAGAACTACCGGAATG GTGTTCGCATCAAGACGGTCTCTGGAGCGACCGGATCAGTCTCCGGAGTCACTTACAAAGATATCACGCTTTCGGACATCACTTCGTATGGTGTAGTCATCGAGCAGGACTACAAGAACGGCTCGCCGACTGGAACTTCTACCAATGGTGTTCCAATTACTGGTCTCACACTCGACAATGTCCACGGAACAGTCAGCAGCTCGGCGACTGACGTGTACATCCTTTGTGCCAGTGGAGCCTGCTCAGGGTGGACGTGGACCGGCGTGTCTGTCACGGGTGGGAAGACGAGCACCAAGTGCACGAATGTGCCTTCTCCTGCGCAGTGCTAG
- a CDS encoding Pectinesterase, with product MKLFARLLAFASLALAAGRTSAPSGALIVGSGHYATIQAAVNALTTTTSQQSIFIMPGTYKEQVTIKKLSGPLTIYGYTTDVSSYSANQVTVTAANSQMNQPNNDATATIRVATPNFKMYNINAVNSYGKGSQAVAVSASAANQGYYGCSFKGYQDTLLAEAGAQLYAHSYIEGATDFIFGQHATAWFEKCTIGVVSATLGYITASGRSSADSGYYVINNSVIGAAPGQSVSSGAYYLGRPWGNYARVVVQKTSLSNVINAAGWRIWNTGDERTEHVTFAEYGNSGAGATGTRASFASKLSTALTIGQVLGSSYASQTYVDTSYL from the exons ATGAAGCTATTCGCAAGACTACTTGCATTTGCCTCGCTGGCTCTCGCTGCCGGACGCACTTCTGCTCCCTCTGGCGCTCTCATAGTTGGAAGTGGCCATTACGCCACAATCCAAGCTGCCGTCAACGCTCTCACAACCACTACCAGCCAGCAAAGCATTTTTATCATGCCCGGAACATACAAGGAGCAGGTTACTATCAAGAAGCTATCGGGCCCGCTGACAATTTACGGATACACAACTGATGTCAGCTCTTACTCTGCCAACCAGGTTACCGTAACGGCGGCCAATAGTCAGATGAACCAACCCAACAACGACGCAACTGCTACGATACGGGTCGCGACTCCGAACTTCAAGATGTACAACATCAACGCTGTGAACTCCTACGGCAAAGGTTCCCAAGCTGTCGCCGTGTCTGCAAGTGCCGCA AACCAAGGCTACTATGGCTGCTCCTTCAAAGGCTACCAAGACACCCTCCTGGCCGAGGCCGGAGCCCAGCTCTACGCCCACTCCTACATAGAAGGCGCGACCGACTTCATCTTCGGCCAACACGCCACCGCCTGGTTCGAAAAATGCACCATCGGCGTCGTCTCTGCCACGCTAGGCTACATCACCGCCTCTGGCCGCAGCTCCGCAGATAGTGGCTACTACGTAATCAACAACTCCGTAATTGGCGCTGCTCCCGGTCAAAGCGTCTCCAGTGGTGCGTACTACCTCGGCAGACCTTGGGGCAATTACGCCCGTGTTGTGGTGCAGAAGACGAGTTTGAGTAATGTGATTAATGCAGCTGGGTGGCGTATCTGGAATACTGGCGATGAGAGGACGGAGCATGTTACGTTTGCAGAGTATGGGAACTCTGGCGCGGGGGCTACGGGGACGAGGGCGAGTTTTGCGTCGAAGTTGAGCACGGCGTTGACGATTGGGCAGGTTTTGGGAAGTAGTTACGCGAGCCAGACGTACGTTGATAcgtcttatctatag